A window from Deltaproteobacteria bacterium encodes these proteins:
- the selB gene encoding selenocysteine-specific translation elongation factor, with the protein MKQVILGTAGHIDHGKTTLVKALTGIDTDRLKEEKERGITIELGFAHLELPGGRLIGIVDVPGHEKFVKNMVAGATGIDIVALVIAADEGVMPQTREHLEICQLLDIRHGLVVLTKIDMVDEEWLELVKEDLREFLAGSFLSDAPVVEVSAVTGEGIPELLETLDSLVKTIPQREPGLFFRLPIDRVFVMKGFGTVVTGTTISGEIHTGDEVTVYPKGIIARIRGIQVHNREVEESRAGLRTAINLQGVEKAELRRGDIVATRDSLKTTFMADVVLDLLPSAPRILKNRARVRFHTGTSEIISTVVLLDREELKPGERCFAQIRMEEPTALLPHDRFVLRSYSPVRAIGGGKILHALPRKKKRFSGAVLKELEILDRGDLGEVTEQFVREAGFRGLEQKDLPFLTNGSRNKLSAALNALMARKKVLQYDREKGVLIHADFLERARKEILETLKNYHRDNPLKIGLLTEELRSRTVGSRNPKLFNYILGQLIGEGILVQEKELVRLKEHRVTLARDQEKARAEIEKTYLEAGLTPPYFKELKEKFPGGSANDVLGVMLEEGTLVKVKEDLYFHRQALEELEKRLVAYLRENGEIDTPRFKEMTNASRKYTIPLLEYFDRTQVTVRVRDSRVLRKK; encoded by the coding sequence ATGAAACAGGTTATCCTGGGAACCGCGGGTCATATCGACCACGGGAAGACGACCCTCGTAAAGGCCCTCACGGGCATCGACACGGATCGGCTCAAGGAGGAAAAGGAAAGGGGCATCACCATCGAGCTGGGTTTCGCCCACCTGGAACTGCCCGGAGGCCGGTTGATCGGCATCGTGGACGTACCCGGGCACGAAAAATTCGTCAAGAACATGGTGGCGGGGGCCACGGGGATCGATATCGTGGCGCTCGTCATTGCGGCGGACGAGGGCGTCATGCCCCAGACCCGGGAGCACCTGGAGATCTGCCAGCTCCTGGATATCCGGCACGGCCTGGTGGTCCTGACCAAAATCGATATGGTTGATGAGGAGTGGCTCGAACTCGTAAAGGAAGACCTCAGGGAATTCCTTGCGGGCTCCTTTCTTTCCGATGCACCCGTGGTGGAAGTCTCCGCCGTTACAGGAGAAGGCATCCCCGAGTTGCTGGAGACCCTGGACTCCCTGGTCAAGACCATTCCTCAAAGGGAGCCCGGCCTCTTCTTCCGCCTGCCCATCGACCGCGTCTTCGTGATGAAGGGCTTCGGCACTGTGGTGACCGGGACCACCATCTCCGGCGAGATCCACACCGGGGACGAGGTGACAGTTTACCCCAAGGGCATAATCGCCAGGATCCGGGGCATCCAGGTCCACAACCGTGAGGTCGAGGAGTCACGGGCCGGCCTCCGAACGGCCATCAATCTCCAGGGCGTCGAGAAGGCCGAACTCCGGAGGGGAGATATCGTCGCGACCAGGGATTCCCTCAAAACAACGTTCATGGCCGACGTGGTACTGGATCTCCTACCCAGTGCCCCCAGGATCTTGAAAAACCGGGCCAGGGTCCGTTTTCACACGGGAACATCTGAGATCATCTCCACAGTGGTACTCCTGGATAGGGAGGAACTCAAGCCGGGGGAACGGTGTTTCGCCCAGATCCGCATGGAGGAGCCCACGGCTCTCCTTCCCCACGACCGTTTCGTCTTGAGGAGTTATTCCCCCGTCCGGGCCATTGGGGGCGGGAAAATCCTCCATGCCCTCCCCAGGAAAAAGAAGCGCTTTTCAGGTGCCGTCCTCAAAGAACTGGAGATCCTGGACCGGGGCGATCTCGGGGAGGTGACGGAGCAATTCGTGCGGGAGGCAGGTTTCAGGGGTCTTGAACAAAAGGATTTGCCCTTTCTCACCAACGGGAGCCGAAACAAGCTGAGCGCAGCCCTTAATGCCTTGATGGCGCGGAAAAAGGTTCTCCAATACGACAGGGAAAAGGGGGTCCTCATCCATGCCGATTTCCTGGAAAGGGCCAGGAAAGAGATCCTGGAGACCCTGAAAAACTATCATCGGGACAACCCGCTGAAGATCGGCCTCCTGACTGAAGAACTGCGATCGAGAACCGTGGGTTCCCGGAACCCTAAACTGTTTAACTATATTCTCGGCCAATTGATCGGGGAGGGGATCCTTGTCCAGGAAAAGGAACTCGTGCGTCTCAAGGAACATCGGGTCACCCTTGCCCGGGACCAGGAAAAGGCCCGCGCGGAAATAGAGAAGACCTACCTCGAGGCCGGGCTCACGCCCCCTTACTTCAAGGAATTGAAGGAAAAGTTCCCGGGGGGCTCGGCAAACGATGTGCTCGGCGTCATGCTCGAAGAAGGTACCCTAGTGAAGGTCAAGGAAGACCTCTACTTTCACCGGCAGGCTCTCGAGGAGCTGGAAAAGAGGCTGGTCGCCTACCTCAGGGAGAACGGGGAAATCGATACCCCCCGGTTCAAGGAGATGACCAACGCCTCTCGCAAATACACCATCCCCTTGCTCGAATACTTCGACCGCACCCAGGTGACGGTGAGAGTAAGGGACAGCCGGGTCCTGAGGAAGAAATAG
- the yqeC gene encoding putative selenium-dependent hydroxylase accessory protein YqeC has product MGRREHLALVGAGGKTSLLFGLARELSRKGGRVLVTCTTKMRYSEARMARRVLFTREDASWRTRLEESLRETGPVFLAETLLETGKVQGISPLLAEELYASGIADYLLVEADGAAGHPLKAPADHEPVIPGGVSAVIALMGLEALGRPFSPETVFRAARFRDITGCEPDRPLTPRILARVVNHPFGLFKGAAASARKIVFLNKVDLLRREEKAEELGRLILRESGGTLSRVVVGSLRAGRYYVIEE; this is encoded by the coding sequence TTGGGCCGGAGGGAACATCTGGCCCTGGTGGGGGCCGGGGGGAAGACCTCCCTGCTTTTCGGCCTCGCCCGGGAATTGAGCCGAAAAGGGGGCCGGGTGCTTGTCACCTGCACGACCAAGATGCGTTACAGCGAGGCCCGAATGGCCCGCCGGGTCCTCTTCACCCGGGAGGATGCCTCCTGGCGGACTCGTCTCGAAGAATCACTGCGCGAAACCGGGCCCGTTTTCCTGGCCGAAACACTCCTGGAAACGGGGAAGGTGCAGGGCATCTCCCCACTCCTGGCAGAAGAGCTTTACGCTTCGGGGATCGCGGACTACCTCCTCGTTGAAGCGGACGGAGCGGCGGGACACCCCCTTAAGGCCCCGGCGGACCACGAGCCGGTCATTCCCGGAGGAGTGAGCGCCGTGATAGCCCTGATGGGCCTTGAGGCACTGGGACGTCCCTTTTCCCCGGAGACGGTCTTCAGGGCGGCCCGTTTCAGGGATATCACGGGCTGCGAACCGGACCGGCCCCTTACTCCCCGGATACTGGCCCGAGTCGTCAATCACCCTTTCGGCCTTTTCAAGGGCGCAGCCGCCTCGGCCCGGAAGATCGTTTTTCTGAACAAGGTGGATTTGCTCCGGAGGGAAGAAAAGGCCGAAGAGCTTGGACGCTTGATTCTCCGGGAGTCAGGGGGAACCCTATCCCGGGTCGTTGTCGGTTCGCTCCGGGCGGGACGGTACTACGTTATAGAGGAATGA
- a CDS encoding XdhC family protein, whose amino-acid sequence MEHIYFKVVEHLEAGRVSVLATLVRLRGSAPRGIGTQCLVLEDGSLEGTIGGGLLEARVLQEASKVIATRSPLRLAFVLQGKDVAQSGMICGGEADVFLEPLQPGNAQTLAVFRRAVEVLDEGGSGLMALLLDERGWESGAHPRMFLEANGRITGSFPGFEDLAKRCTDAAFGLFEKGRAGILSLEDREGQKAEVFLEPLRFAPSLYVFGGGHVARQLVPLAAKVGFRVMVVDDRPDFTDPLDFPGVCDTRCLPFEGALEKLEVGNGDYVVIVTRGHLHDKRVLEQTLKTPAAYIGMIGSRRKVSLIFDKLREEGFGEADIKRVHAPIGLDIGAETPEEIAVSIVAELIKVRAGLREAENG is encoded by the coding sequence ATGGAGCATATCTATTTCAAGGTGGTCGAACACCTGGAAGCGGGTCGGGTTTCCGTCCTTGCAACCCTGGTGAGGCTTCGGGGGTCCGCCCCCCGGGGAATCGGGACCCAGTGCCTCGTCCTGGAAGACGGGAGCCTGGAAGGGACCATCGGTGGAGGCCTCCTGGAGGCCCGGGTCCTCCAGGAGGCCTCGAAGGTCATAGCGACCCGCAGCCCCCTTCGTCTGGCCTTCGTGCTCCAGGGAAAGGACGTGGCGCAAAGCGGCATGATCTGCGGCGGAGAGGCGGATGTCTTCCTGGAGCCCCTTCAGCCCGGGAATGCACAAACCCTCGCCGTATTCAGGCGCGCGGTGGAGGTTCTGGATGAGGGTGGCTCCGGGCTCATGGCCCTCCTCCTCGACGAGAGGGGATGGGAGAGTGGGGCACACCCCAGAATGTTCCTGGAAGCGAACGGCCGGATAACAGGTTCCTTCCCGGGCTTTGAAGACCTCGCAAAGCGCTGCACCGATGCGGCATTCGGCCTCTTCGAGAAAGGCCGGGCGGGGATTTTGTCCCTCGAGGACCGGGAGGGACAAAAGGCGGAGGTCTTCCTGGAACCCCTCCGCTTCGCCCCCTCGCTTTACGTCTTTGGGGGAGGACATGTGGCCCGGCAGCTCGTACCCCTCGCCGCAAAGGTGGGTTTCCGGGTCATGGTAGTGGACGACCGGCCGGATTTCACTGATCCCCTGGACTTTCCCGGGGTCTGCGATACCCGGTGCCTGCCCTTCGAGGGTGCACTGGAAAAACTCGAGGTGGGAAACGGTGACTACGTGGTAATCGTCACCCGGGGGCATCTTCATGACAAGAGGGTCCTCGAACAGACCCTCAAAACCCCCGCGGCTTATATCGGCATGATCGGAAGCCGCCGAAAGGTGAGCCTCATCTTCGACAAGTTGCGGGAAGAAGGGTTCGGGGAGGCGGACATCAAAAGGGTGCACGCCCCCATCGGGCTCGATATCGGTGCGGAAACGCCGGAAGAGATAGCCGTCAGCATCGTGGCCGAGCTGATCAAGGTCAGGGCCGGTCTCAGGGAGGCAGAAAATGGATGA
- a CDS encoding lactate utilization protein, which yields MDEDYGSWLREKLGEKTVQALKGHGFDAHLVQGIPEARERILGMISGFNSFGFAGSHTTRSLGILEVLREQGKEVFDHWREGLSSEEDLRIRMEQGRCDCFFTSANGISATGEIVNVDGVGNRTNAMTFGPRKVIIVAGMNKVRQDLDGALRRVREVAGPMRARSLGFATPCAETGICTDCNAPQRICRVTTILHRKPMFTDISVILINESLGF from the coding sequence ATGGATGAAGATTACGGGAGCTGGCTGCGGGAAAAATTGGGAGAGAAAACAGTACAGGCCTTGAAGGGGCATGGCTTCGACGCCCATCTCGTTCAAGGGATCCCGGAGGCCAGGGAGCGGATCCTGGGGATGATCTCAGGGTTTAACTCATTCGGCTTCGCCGGGTCCCACACCACACGGTCCCTTGGAATACTGGAAGTATTGAGGGAACAAGGCAAGGAGGTCTTCGACCACTGGCGGGAAGGGCTCTCCAGCGAGGAAGACCTCCGGATCCGCATGGAACAAGGGCGGTGTGACTGCTTTTTCACCAGCGCCAACGGCATATCGGCCACCGGGGAGATCGTCAACGTGGACGGTGTGGGAAATCGGACAAACGCCATGACCTTCGGCCCCCGGAAGGTAATCATCGTGGCGGGGATGAACAAGGTGAGACAGGACCTGGATGGGGCCCTGCGGAGGGTCCGCGAAGTGGCCGGACCCATGCGGGCAAGGAGCCTGGGGTTTGCCACACCATGTGCCGAGACCGGGATCTGCACTGACTGTAACGCACCCCAGAGGATCTGCCGGGTGACGACCATCCTCCATCGAAAACCCATGTTCACGGACATCTCCGTCATCCTGATAAACGAGTCCCTGGGTTTTTAG
- the sixA gene encoding phosphohistidine phosphatase SixA: protein MELYLMQHGMALDKEKDPAEHLSEEGRLRIQVSARAMNRLGIRPDLILASPKERSRETATIVARELDLPSDRIIETEKVKAMTPPEETLSFLEKYGDRQAVLITGHLPSLARIASRLISGGDEVSIRIENGGILRIDVETPWSGTLHWYLPPLLLERISRK, encoded by the coding sequence ATGGAGCTTTACCTGATGCAACATGGAATGGCCCTTGACAAGGAAAAGGACCCCGCCGAGCACCTCAGCGAGGAAGGACGCTTGCGGATCCAGGTGAGCGCCAGGGCGATGAATCGGTTGGGCATCCGCCCGGACCTGATCCTTGCCAGCCCAAAGGAACGATCCAGGGAAACCGCAACGATCGTGGCCCGGGAACTGGATCTTCCATCCGACCGAATCATCGAAACGGAGAAGGTCAAGGCCATGACGCCACCCGAGGAGACCCTCTCCTTTCTCGAGAAATACGGAGACCGGCAGGCTGTTCTCATCACCGGTCACCTGCCTTCTCTGGCCAGGATCGCTTCGCGCCTGATTTCAGGTGGTGATGAAGTCTCCATTCGTATTGAAAACGGGGGAATTCTTCGGATCGACGTGGAAACCCCATGGTCCGGCACCCTTCACTGGTATCTTCCGCCTTTGCTCCTTGAGCGGATCTCCCGGAAATGA
- a CDS encoding MFS transporter: protein MVKKIFPVLGLAIFSSMLGVGIVAPLLPLYAERMGASATWIGLIFAGFSISRAIMMPVAGRLSDRFGRKLFLGFGLLVYALISLAYIQANDVFHLTLVRLIQGFAAGMVIPIAQAYVGDISPEAEEGTWQGYFNAAFFCGFGFGPLMGGALTDHFGMNVAFLSMGGLNLLGFFLVLFFLPESVKKNPGNPSRRPSFRKIAAAPAIRGLLGFRMAFSMGRGTFAGFLPVFADLHLGLSPTRVGILIAVNILAMSLLQPVGGHLADRLKRRLLVFAGSLFTIAFLALIPSSSSFWELLGICALGSLGGGVSFPAASAMIVEEGRRFGMGSVMSLYGMVFSIGMAAGPLLGGTIADALDIRAVFYFGASMGVLGTGFFLWNTVEH, encoded by the coding sequence ATGGTCAAAAAAATCTTTCCCGTGCTGGGCCTTGCCATCTTCTCCTCCATGCTCGGTGTGGGAATCGTAGCTCCTTTACTCCCCCTCTACGCCGAGAGGATGGGGGCGAGCGCAACATGGATCGGCTTGATATTCGCCGGTTTTTCCATCTCCCGGGCAATCATGATGCCTGTTGCGGGAAGGCTCTCGGACCGCTTCGGACGGAAGCTTTTTCTGGGTTTCGGGCTCCTGGTCTACGCCCTGATCTCACTGGCCTATATCCAGGCGAACGACGTCTTTCACTTGACCCTGGTCCGTCTCATTCAAGGCTTTGCGGCGGGAATGGTGATTCCCATCGCCCAGGCTTACGTGGGCGACATCTCCCCGGAGGCCGAAGAGGGGACCTGGCAGGGCTATTTCAATGCGGCCTTCTTTTGCGGGTTTGGTTTTGGTCCTCTCATGGGCGGTGCCCTTACGGATCATTTCGGGATGAACGTGGCCTTCTTGAGTATGGGAGGCCTGAACCTCCTGGGCTTTTTCCTGGTGCTCTTCTTCCTGCCGGAAAGCGTGAAGAAGAACCCGGGCAACCCCTCGAGGCGGCCCTCCTTCAGGAAAATCGCCGCCGCTCCCGCGATCAGAGGCCTCCTTGGCTTCCGGATGGCCTTCTCCATGGGGAGGGGCACCTTTGCCGGATTTCTACCCGTGTTCGCCGACCTCCATCTGGGGCTCTCGCCCACCCGCGTCGGGATATTGATTGCGGTGAACATCCTGGCCATGTCCTTGCTCCAGCCTGTCGGAGGGCACCTCGCCGACCGGTTGAAACGCCGCCTGCTGGTCTTCGCAGGGAGCCTGTTCACCATCGCCTTTCTTGCCCTGATCCCCTCGAGTTCCAGCTTTTGGGAACTGTTGGGGATATGCGCCCTCGGAAGCCTTGGAGGCGGGGTTTCCTTTCCGGCCGCCTCCGCAATGATCGTCGAGGAAGGCCGGAGATTCGGAATGGGGTCCGTGATGTCTCTCTACGGGATGGTCTTCAGCATTGGAATGGCCGCAGGGCCCTTATTGGGTGGAACCATCGCCGACGCCCTGGACATCCGGGCGGTTTTTTACTTCGGGGCGAGCATGGGGGTCCTGGGAACGGGTTTCTTCCTATGGAACACGGTGGAGCATTGA
- a CDS encoding adenine deaminase, which produces MLSIAGRDKTGEVIEVALGRRAADLALVGGTLLNVYTGELLEGRTLLIKGEWIAHVGTPPEGAMGSGTNVIDLEGKIIIPGLIDGHTHLSDQLCCPAEFLRHAMKGGTTTIITETIEPYPVCGIGGVLDFLASLADQPIKIFATAPAMASTSPRSHGIRQEDLDILLRREDILGLGEAYWQSVIQDPETFLPRFEEALLSGRLLEGHTAGAKNGPLSAYVACGISSCHEPITAEEALERLRFGLYVMVREGSIRRDLRAISSLKDAGVDLGRVLLVTDGVGPLDLLESGYMEAVVQKAIDCGINPIRAIQMATIHPAAYFHLDGLIGGIAPGRQADLVVIPALERIKAEMVISRGRIIGREGRLLAPPRSHAFSKESLNSIHLSRRLQPQDFRIDVQRKGVKRVTVRVIDMVTELVTREAVLSVPVREGEIRCDPERDLLKVAAVDRRSGDGKSFVGLIRGFGMKSGAFACSGAWDTADIIVVGADEEDMAGAVNRVSELHGGAVLVVGGRVRVEIPLPVFGLMTDLPVPEAAARMERLRTAMKDLGFPYKDPYRTLATLTGAAIPFIRICEGGLVNIKTGERVSLIL; this is translated from the coding sequence ATGCTTTCCATTGCAGGCAGGGATAAGACCGGGGAGGTCATAGAGGTAGCCTTGGGGAGGCGGGCCGCCGACCTCGCCCTGGTGGGCGGCACCCTTCTCAATGTTTACACGGGTGAGCTTCTGGAAGGACGCACCCTGCTGATCAAGGGAGAATGGATCGCCCACGTGGGAACCCCCCCGGAGGGGGCCATGGGCTCTGGAACCAATGTCATCGACCTGGAAGGCAAGATCATCATTCCGGGTCTCATAGACGGCCACACCCATCTCTCGGACCAGCTCTGTTGCCCGGCGGAGTTCCTGCGCCACGCCATGAAAGGCGGCACCACCACCATTATCACAGAGACTATCGAACCCTATCCCGTTTGTGGAATCGGGGGGGTCCTGGATTTTCTCGCGTCCCTGGCCGATCAGCCTATCAAGATCTTTGCGACCGCGCCGGCCATGGCCTCCACGAGCCCCAGGTCTCACGGGATCCGGCAGGAAGACCTCGACATCTTGCTCCGGCGGGAAGACATCCTGGGTCTCGGAGAGGCCTACTGGCAGTCTGTGATCCAAGACCCTGAGACCTTCCTGCCTAGGTTCGAGGAAGCACTCCTTTCGGGCAGGCTGCTGGAGGGGCATACGGCAGGGGCGAAAAACGGTCCGCTCTCCGCCTACGTCGCCTGTGGCATCTCATCCTGCCACGAACCCATAACGGCCGAAGAGGCCCTGGAGCGCCTGAGGTTCGGCCTTTACGTGATGGTCCGTGAAGGCAGTATCCGAAGGGACCTCCGGGCGATCTCCTCCCTGAAGGATGCCGGCGTTGATCTTGGAAGGGTGCTCCTGGTGACCGACGGGGTGGGGCCCCTGGACCTCCTTGAATCCGGTTACATGGAAGCCGTGGTTCAAAAGGCCATTGATTGCGGCATCAATCCCATCCGGGCGATCCAAATGGCCACGATTCATCCGGCCGCATATTTTCATCTGGACGGTCTTATTGGAGGAATAGCCCCCGGGCGACAGGCGGATCTCGTGGTCATTCCGGCATTGGAAAGAATCAAAGCCGAGATGGTGATCAGCCGCGGCAGGATCATAGGGAGGGAGGGCCGTCTTCTCGCACCCCCCAGGAGTCATGCTTTTTCCAAAGAAAGCCTGAACAGCATCCATCTCTCCCGAAGGCTCCAGCCCCAGGACTTTCGCATAGATGTTCAGCGCAAAGGGGTCAAACGGGTGACGGTCAGGGTCATCGATATGGTGACCGAACTCGTAACCCGCGAGGCCGTCCTTTCGGTGCCTGTACGGGAAGGGGAGATCAGGTGCGACCCGGAGCGGGACCTTCTCAAAGTGGCGGCCGTTGACAGGCGGTCAGGGGATGGAAAGAGCTTCGTGGGGCTGATCCGGGGTTTCGGCATGAAATCCGGTGCCTTTGCCTGCAGCGGGGCTTGGGACACCGCGGATATAATTGTAGTGGGTGCGGATGAGGAAGACATGGCAGGGGCCGTAAACCGCGTAAGCGAGCTTCACGGGGGCGCGGTCCTGGTGGTGGGGGGCCGGGTGAGGGTGGAGATCCCCCTTCCCGTATTCGGACTCATGACGGATCTACCCGTCCCCGAGGCCGCCGCCAGAATGGAACGTCTCAGGACCGCCATGAAGGATCTCGGGTTCCCTTACAAGGACCCCTACCGTACACTCGCCACCCTGACGGGAGCGGCCATTCCCTTTATTCGGATCTGTGAGGGGGGGCTTGTAAACATCAAAACCGGGGAACGGGTGTCCTTGATACTTTGA